The stretch of DNA TGATCGATGAAGATTACGAAAAAGTTTTGACACAGTTCTTGGCCGGGCGGACGCGAGCGCGAGGCGTACGATGAGTTTTTTGCAGCCGATGCTCTTGGCGGCGCTACCCATAATTGCGCTGCCGATCATCATTCATTTGATCAACCAACGCCGTTACCAAACGACGCGCTGGGCGGCGATGATGTTTTTACTCGCCGCCAACCGCATGTCGCGGGGCTACGCGCGCATTCGACAATGGTTGATCCTGCTGTTTCGCACATTGGCGATCGCCGGTTTGATCTTTGCCATTAGTCGCCCACTGGCCAGTGGCTGGTTGGGTATGACCGCCGGCGGCCGCGCGGATACGACGATCATTCTGTTGGACCGTTCGCCCAGCATGCAACAACTCGGGCCGGGAGCGGTCGTCTCGAAGCTCGAAACCGGGCGGCAGCAATTGGCCAAAACTCTCGAAACACTCGGATCGACGCGGTACGTGCTGATCGAAAGCACTAAAAATGTCCCCCGCGAATTGAACGATCCTACAGACTTATTGAACCTGCCGGAAACAGAACCAACGAGTACATCCGCCGACCTCCCGGCCATGTTGCAGGCAGCGCACAGTTACATTGCAGCCAACCAATCGGGCCGGACGGAGATCTGGATCTGTTCCGACCTGCGCGAGAACGATTGGAACGCTGAAAGCAGCCGTTGGAAATCACTGCGGGACAGCTTTTTGGAATTCTCCCAAGGGGTACGGTTCCATTTGCTGGCCTATCCCCGCGCTGCTCCGCAAAACGTGGCCGTTCGTGTGACGGACGTGCGGCGGCAACAAACCAGCGAGGGCGTTGAGTTGTTAGTGTCGCTGCATTTGACGCGGGAAGGGGATTCGGACGAACGATTGGCGGTCCCGGTACAACTGGAGATCGACGGGGCCCGATCGGAAATCAATGTCGACATGGTGGGGACACAATACGAACTGAAGGATTACCGCATCGGTTTGACGGAAAACCAGAAACAGGGCTGGGGACGCGTGTCGATTCCCGCCGACGCCAATCCGGCCGACAACGATTTCTATTTTGCCTTCGATGAACCCCCCGAGCGGCACACGCTGATTGTGGCCGACGATCCAACCAACGTCCGGCCGCTGCAACTGACCGCATCGATTTCTCCCGATCCGCAAGCCAAGAGCGTTGCTACTGTCGTGACCGAAGATCAGTTGGGAACCGTCGAGTGGGAGCAAATGGCGTTGGTGTTGTGGCAGGCTCCGCTGCCCGACGCAGATGTCGCCCAACAACTGACCCGTTTTGTCGGCCGTGGCGGCCGTGTTGTGTTTTTCCCCCCGCGGTCGACCAGTGGACGGGAATTCATGGGCGTGGCTTGGCAAGACTGGCAGAAACCGCCCAAGGAAATTGGCATCGAAACATGGCGAAGCGATCAGGATATCCTCGCGCACACGCTCAGCGGCACCTCGCTGCCGGTTGGCGAACTGCAGATTCGCGAATACTGTGAACTGTCCGGTGAAGTGACTCCCTTGGCTCAGTTGCCCGGTGGCACGCCGTTGTTGGCACGCGTGACGACCGATCATGGCGGCGTATATTTTTGTGCGACCACTCCGGCGCCGAGTGATTCAACGCTGGCCACCAACGGCATTGTGCTGTATGTCGCTGTGCAACGGGCTTTGGCGTCTGGAGCCGAGGCGTTGGGTAATACACGGCAACTGATCGCCGGTGAACAGCCAATTGAATTGGCGACCACTTGGGAGCGATTGACCGGCGACGAAGAAGGGTTGTCCACGGAGTATGCATTTCATCGCGGCGTTTATACGGCGGGTGACCGCTTGTTGGCGGTCAACCGTTCGGCCGAAGAAGAACAAGCCTCCCTGTTAGCCGATGAGAAGGTGGCGGGGTTGTTCAATGGACTTGATTTTGCCCGTGTGGATGATGAAGCGGGAACGATCAATTCGTTGATCGAGGAGATTTGGCGGGTGTTCTTAGCCATTATGATGGTATCGATGATTGTGGAAGCCGCGCTGTGCTTGCCGAAAATTCGGCCGACTCAAGGAGCCGCCGCATGAACACCACACGCACGCTGACATTTCAGTGGACCGGTTGGTCGTTGGGCATCTCCATCGTCGTGGTACTGGTGACAGCCGCCTATTGTTACGCCGCCTGG from Symmachiella dynata encodes:
- a CDS encoding BatA domain-containing protein — protein: MSFLQPMLLAALPIIALPIIIHLINQRRYQTTRWAAMMFLLAANRMSRGYARIRQWLILLFRTLAIAGLIFAISRPLASGWLGMTAGGRADTTIILLDRSPSMQQLGPGAVVSKLETGRQQLAKTLETLGSTRYVLIESTKNVPRELNDPTDLLNLPETEPTSTSADLPAMLQAAHSYIAANQSGRTEIWICSDLRENDWNAESSRWKSLRDSFLEFSQGVRFHLLAYPRAAPQNVAVRVTDVRRQQTSEGVELLVSLHLTREGDSDERLAVPVQLEIDGARSEINVDMVGTQYELKDYRIGLTENQKQGWGRVSIPADANPADNDFYFAFDEPPERHTLIVADDPTNVRPLQLTASISPDPQAKSVATVVTEDQLGTVEWEQMALVLWQAPLPDADVAQQLTRFVGRGGRVVFFPPRSTSGREFMGVAWQDWQKPPKEIGIETWRSDQDILAHTLSGTSLPVGELQIREYCELSGEVTPLAQLPGGTPLLARVTTDHGGVYFCATTPAPSDSTLATNGIVLYVAVQRALASGAEALGNTRQLIAGEQPIELATTWERLTGDEEGLSTEYAFHRGVYTAGDRLLAVNRSAEEEQASLLADEKVAGLFNGLDFARVDDEAGTINSLIEEIWRVFLAIMMVSMIVEAALCLPKIRPTQGAAA